Proteins co-encoded in one Brassica oleracea var. oleracea cultivar TO1000 chromosome C4, BOL, whole genome shotgun sequence genomic window:
- the LOC106342402 gene encoding uncharacterized protein LOC106342402, which produces MSIVLRHRFLVTDLFVVPFHTRHGIAFHYIARNSVLHIHQKVPIAALKRSPKAPLKPSKPLQTKPGPVQALSTIDTVLPLNQEQELLGGSITVGAAAPSETKPDGEPFKAPSTIKTVRWQKPQKERFASSVTMCAAPSPRHVPVPMFSLRDN; this is translated from the coding sequence ATGTCGATTGTGTTAAGACACCGGTTCCTTGTCACAGACCTTTTTGTCGTTCCGTTTCACACAAGACATGGAATCGCTTTTCACTACATCGCTCGTAACTCTGTTTTACATATTCATCAAAAGGTTCCAATCGCCGCTTTGAAACGCTCACCAAAAGCTCCTCTTAAACCTTCAAAACCCTTGCAAACTAAACCGGGTCCGGTTCAAGCTCTGAGCACGATCGACACTGTGCTGCCGCTGAATCAAGAACAAGAACTGCTTGGTGGTTCGATCACAGTGGGTGCTGCTGCTCCATCTGAAACTAAACCTGATGGGGAGCCGTTTAAAGCTCCGAGCACGATCAAGACTGTGCGATGGCAGAAACCACAGAAAGAACGGTTTGCTAGTTCTGTCACAATGTGTGCTGCTCCATCGCCTAGACACGTGCCGGTTCCAATGTTCTCTCTTAGAGATAATTAA